From the Ralstonia wenshanensis genome, the window CCACGCGCGTCCGCGGCGTAATCTCGCTAGGCTTCGTGGGCGGAAAGATGGGATGGGCGCGATGCTCCCGAGCAACTTCTACAAGCTTCAGCCACGTCGCATCATTCACCATAATTTGTCCCCGTGTTGTGCCAACTTGTTATAGGTGATTAAGGTATGCCGAAGGATCTCCTCTACGTCATAGGCGAGGATGATCCAACCGACAATGGGGACGGTTCTTCCAACCCAGGCGCCCAGTCGCTTTGTCATTGCGATCTTCCATGTGCCAAGCGACCTGCCTGTAATCATCGGCAGTCGAAATGGCATTTGCTTGTTCAGAGCACGCCTAGAAACGATCGACAAGGGAGATGTTCCCTTTGTTGCTCCACCAAACTTTGCTCTCGTGGGAATGAAAGGCTGGCCCGCAATAACCGCAGCGGCCGCGGCAATATCAACACCGGTGAAGTGCTCCAATATTTGATCAATCAGCACCCATACAAAAAGCTCCTCTCGGGTGATGTTCTCCAAATCTTTGTAGTTGTAGAGATTGACTACCGGGACTTGGACCTGCGTTGAGGAGGTTCCAATACCTTCCGAGGTTGTGTAGGTATCTGAAAAATCAAAACTCCACACCCGTGACGGGTTGTCTACGTAATCACTCACCCCCAAGGTCTTCGGAAACTGGGCCATCTGGGCTGAGTTTTGTGCGGATGATCTTGAGCTTGCCTGCCGTCTCGATTCGCTCGGTATGACCTTGCTTATCTGTCATGCCCGCGTGTTGACTGCCATCTTCCATGAGGATGCTGTAATACATGCCGGCCAACGGTGTGCCCTCTGCACTCTTGAATTGGATGCTTTCGTCAAATTTCTTGGGCACCCATTGCTCGCCCGCGTCTTTAAAGTAGCCCGTGTGTATGGGCGCTTCCGACACATCGCCATGCCCAGTCTGATGATTCAACTGCGAAGTCAGCGGACACCCTTTCGTTGTCTTGTGACCATTGAGCACGAGCATCTTGCCCCGCATGCTCATGGTCGACTGTCCTTCAGCAATGACGCAACGATGGTCGCAACTCATGCGCGCACCTACGTAGCTCACTTTTCGTCCGCGCGCATCGCTTTCGGGAATGCCGTCAATAACCACCGCACCGCACGCCGCAGCATCTCCCTGACAGATCCAGCCTTTTATTTTCACCGTCTTCCACTCTGCTTTAATCCAAACCTAGCGCCTCAATAGCAATGCCACCTACGACGCCGCAATATATTTATCCGTTCTTATCAAAAATCCTACGGAATTTCATGATGCCCATGCCATTGACTTTGTACTCATTCATGCCGAAGCCAATGAAACCGGCCATCGAGTCGTGAACGTACTCGTCGAATAGCCGCTCTATAGGAGCCGACAGTTTGGCGGGATCAATGGATGCCATGACCTTGCGAAGCTGCTGGTACGGCACGTTGTTCTTGTACTGACCTTCCATTCCAGCGGACTTCATCGCAGCGTCGTTGTTGGCCAATGCAACTCTGGCGTCATAGCTGGGGTCGACCGGGAGCGGATGACCATAAAGCGTGCTCATGCGCTCCATGATGGTTCTGGATGTCTTGGTGAGGCAGGCCTTGTCTTCCTCTGACGCGCGTACAAACCACGGACGCTCCTTGTAGTTCAGCCGGTACTTGAATCGATAGCTGAAATAGAGACTCATGTGCCGGGCATGCATGTCTTCAACCTGCCCATCACCAATCTTGCTTGCAAGGACGTAGTTGTTGAAGTCAGCAATGACCTCCGGTGCTGGCGTCAGGTCAGCGCGGTCACCCTCGCTCAACTCGTCTATGTGCATCAACGGCACGCCTGCTTGGCGCGCCTCGTGATACATGTCCGCGCCAGGAATCGTGCTCATGAAGCTGTTCGGTGTTGGTGCGATACCGAGTGCATTTGGTGCGTACCCGCCGCCCACATCTGAGTGAGCACCGGGATACATCACCTCCTTAGCGTTGGGAGGATAGGCATCTCGCACCCGTACAGAATCCAAAGGAAAGCATGCACGAACCTCGTGCCCCGCCACGTAGTGAACGCACTGCTCGATGGCTGGGTGAATTTCCATCGTGTGGTCAGCCCAACTCTGATGGCCTTCGGAGATACCGTTGCCAGTCGCATCGGCGACACCGACAGAGGCCACCGTGTCGAGAATGCCGAGGAAATGGAAACGAATCGGAATACCGGCAAATAGCCAGCCGCCGTCTTGCTGCTCACATACCTCGAACAACCAGTTCGCGAACGTGCGTGCCTCCGCCGCGCCACGTGAGAACCCGAAAACCGACAGATTGATTTGCGTGACTTCAGGCTTTTTCCCACGCAATGCGGCTTCAAGCTTCTCTTGCCAGCTCTTTAATGCACTTCGACGCTGCCAGCCTGGACTGAAGGTACTCGATAGATTGTTGACGATCTGCTTGGCTTTCGCATCAGGGATCAGATCGCCTTCACAAACGTAGTCATGGACGGAGTTCAGGAGCTTCATGAACCCCCAAAGGATGCGGGCTTCCCCACCGGCAGCAGCGGCACTTCCGCGCGTACCCCCAGCATCTCCGATCTCGGCAAAAGGCGTCCCGACGCCTGGTATGTAGTGACGATAGAAGCCGCCGCTAGGATCATCTCGATGGACATGAAAGAGACGAACCACGTTGGTGTGTTTGCGTTGCTCTGCCGGAAAGGATTTTGAGAGCGTGGGAGAAGCGCCGGCTTTCATTGCCTTAACTTGTTCAGTAGCGGCTATACCTTCGTAGTCTTCTAGACGGTTGTTTCCAGTGCCATCAAAAAAAATACTGACGTTGACTTGCCCCGTACATGCAGGAGCATTGTCCTTCGGTAAGGTACAAGCAAGGGCAGCCGCGCGCTGCATGGCTTCACGCGGCGACAGCGAACGAAGACCTCCAGTTGGAAAAAGACTGGGCGAAATTGTTGTCATGGCCGCACCTTCGGCGAGGGATACGGGTAGTCGGGGTGACCTGGTCGCTTCGTGGTAACAAGTACCTTGACCTCATCGCCAGGGAAGAAGTGCACTGCAAATCGACTGATGTCGTCAGACGTATAACGCGGCACTTCGACAACCCTTGTCTTCCAAGGGATCGGATTTGCATTGCGGTCATCGGTCCATTTCACGGTGACCGTCATCCCCGGTTTCCACTCCCGAGGAACCGAGATGCAACAAACGAATCCCCCCCCACCTCCATGTGGGTAGATATTTGGGCCGGGATAGCCGTTTACGCTGAACGCCTCGACAACTTCATCGGTGTAGTTGTATCCGACAATATCCATTGCATTCACCTGCCCTGTCATCGCACATCCTGTAAGGATTACTGGAAATAGAAGCCAACGAGCGTAGATGTGTCGAATCCGAGAGTTCATCGCATTTATCAATTCGAACCTCCGGTGGGAAAAAGATAGGCTGGGCGAAACTGTTGCCATGACTACTGCCTCCTCATTTTCGGCGAGGGATATGGATAGTCGGGATGACCCGGTCCCTTTGTGGTCACTAGTACCTTGACCTCATCGCCCGGAAAGAAGTGCACCGCAAATCGACTGATTTCGTCAGGTGTATAACGCGGCACTTCGACAGCCCTTGTCTTCCAAGGAATCGGATTTGCGTTGCGGTGGGCAGTCCATTTCACGGTGACCGTCATCCCGGGCTTCCACTCCTGCGGAACCGAAATGCAGCAAACGAACTTTCCTCCACCACCGTGCGGATAAACATTGGGGCCGGGATAACCGTTTACGCTAAACGCCTCGACAACGTCATCGGTGTAGTTGTAGCCAACAATGCTCATTGCGCTCACCGGCCCTGTCATCGCGCATCCAAGCACCAATGCCCCGAGCAATAGCAACAGTTGCCGGTGAATTCGTCGAGTCCAAGACGTCGTCACTTTTTTCACTCTTGCCCTCTCATCAAGCACTTCTTGCCACTTAATCGAACAACTTGGTTAGTGCCGCAGCCATCTCTCCTCGCGTCCACCCACGCTCTGCCACGAGGTTGAGTAGCTTCGGGTTGCTCAAGCTTTGATGGTCGTTCAAGGTATCGAAGATCCCCAAGGCGACAACGTCTGGAAACGCATCAATTTCGCGTGCGCGTGCAAACTCGCACACGGTCTTGATCCGCTCGAAAAATGCAGCCTTGTTGGAGGACGGCAGGATCTCCGCCAACTGCCTGGAAATCGCGTCGATGACCGAATCCGGCTCGCCCTGTTCCAGCAATTTTTTGAACTCCCGTTTCCCGATGACGAGTGGAAACTTGGGCGCAGTGTCTGCGGTAGCAACAGGGACGTGCGCAAGATTTCCGGCGCGGTCCACGTACCACCATTGGCTGAGCTCGTGTGTCAACGCGGCCCACGACGCTGGTTGTAGGACTTCCGGCAAGACCGGCAGTACTCGCGTATCAGCAAAACGCAGCAGCAACTTCTGCCCGTCGTCAGTGGTGACACGTGCGCACTTCTGCCAGTTTGGTTTGAGCTCCTCGGCATTCTTGGGTGACGCCACCACACTGAGCATTGGTCGGCCTGAGCAGTGTTTCGCCAAACCGCTGAGTTGTTCGTCTAATAGTGCGGGCTGCCCGGTCATCAGCGGGACAAGAAGTGGCGAAACCTCCTGCATGGCGTCCAACTCGTCGCAGGCGTACAGAGCCTCTGGAGATCCAGGGTAATCGCACTTGCGACGGCCATAGTCGAAAGCACTATCGACTACCGCAGTCCAATTTGCCTCCGGATTCAACGCAATGAGTTTCACCAGCTTGTTGGTGACATCCACCACATTCAGTGGATCAACAGCAAAGTACATGTCTTCCCTTCTGGATTAGACAGCGGCGAGCGCGCTGCCTGTTTTCATCGCGTTGAGCAAGCACTCGATACAAATCGGCTTCGGTGTCAGTGGCATCTCGATTGGTAAGCTCTGCTCTGTCGGCCATGCGTGGGTAGCTGCGTGGGCGATATATTTCCCGTCCGTCAGATGGGTAATGCCTCCGGCGTTGTATCGGGTATGGCTGCCACCCCCACCAATCAGCAATTCCTTCTTGGCGATGATGCGAATGCTGTCTTCGGTGCTGACGATGCTGATGCCGAGTTTGGCGAGAAGATTCATGGAGTCGTTCTGCGCCTGGATGTCCACGGGGCCACGGCTTGCAAACAGCTTGATGCCAAGCTTGTGAGCGCAGATCGACACCATCTCCTTGACGCTTGCCAGGAAGCTCTTGCCCACGTTGAAGGACAAATGCTTCCCCGTCGTCAGTGAGGTGTGCTGCTTGCTGTGCAGGTGCGTACTTTCTTCCGCAGTGGCGGCGATGCCGGCGGCACTCGACACCACGACATGAGGAGATGTCAGTTCTCCCAGGGCTTCGCCTGAGCCCTTGATGGCATCGTTCTGCACTTGAATGGCATCCGCAACGCCCTTCTGCTCGTCAACCTGGGCCTGTACGCTGGAAGAGGCTTCATGCAAGGTCTCGGCAATACTCAGCGCTTCCTTCAGGCGAGCGATGGTCTCTCGCATGTCCAGCGCATGACCCCGGGCGTTCTGGCGCCCCTCCGTGCTGAGCAACGTGCCCTTGGCGGAACGCAGCGCCATGTGGCCATCGGTACGCAGTTCCGCCCCCTCGCCGCGCTTGTCCTTCCGACCACCCGAATCTGGGATACGGGTGATGTGGCCAATGCTCAGTTGTGACAGCAGATAGTCCGACGACAATTGCGACTGTATCTGTCCCTGCGTGTCGTCCATCACCAGGTGGTTGTGGCGACCGCCACCGATTTCCTTGGAGCGGAAACCCGACAGCGCCTGCTGGCCGGGCAGGTTCCATGGCGGCATGTTGAGCTGGTTGGGCACGCGCCCAACAATCAGTGGAAGATCAGGATCCCCGTGCAAAAAGTCGACAATGACTTCCTGACCGACACGTGGAATCTGGATGGCACCGTACTGATCCCCATGCCATGGCGAGGCGGCGCGCACCCAGCAAGAGCTGTTCTCGTTGCGTTGGCCGTACATGTCCCAGTGCATGTGGACTTTGACGCGAGCGTACTCGTCGGTCCAAAGCTCCTGAGCTTCTGGCCCCACCACGGTGGCCGTCTGTGGACCTGTGGTGCGTGGTTTCGGTTGCGTCCTGTTTGGGCGGAACGTCTCGGAGGTCGGCTGTACCTCAAATTCAACCTCGCAACGCCACTGCTGGCGCTGGCCCGCCTCTTCGGGCACATCTTCAAGCCTGAGCGTCGTTGCAAAGATCAGATATTCGCAATTGGCTTTGTCTTCGGGGTAGC encodes:
- a CDS encoding STM2901 family protein — translated: MAQFPKTLGVSDYVDNPSRVWSFDFSDTYTTSEGIGTSSTQVQVPVVNLYNYKDLENITREELFVWVLIDQILEHFTGVDIAAAAAVIAGQPFIPTRAKFGGATKGTSPLSIVSRRALNKQMPFRLPMITGRSLGTWKIAMTKRLGAWVGRTVPIVGWIILAYDVEEILRHTLITYNKLAQHGDKLW
- a CDS encoding PAAR domain-containing protein, producing MKIKGWICQGDAAACGAVVIDGIPESDARGRKVSYVGARMSCDHRCVIAEGQSTMSMRGKMLVLNGHKTTKGCPLTSQLNHQTGHGDVSEAPIHTGYFKDAGEQWVPKKFDESIQFKSAEGTPLAGMYYSILMEDGSQHAGMTDKQGHTERIETAGKLKIIRTKLSPDGPVSEDLGGE
- a CDS encoding T6SS phospholipase effector Tle1-like catalytic domain-containing protein, giving the protein MTTISPSLFPTGGLRSLSPREAMQRAAALACTLPKDNAPACTGQVNVSIFFDGTGNNRLEDYEGIAATEQVKAMKAGASPTLSKSFPAEQRKHTNVVRLFHVHRDDPSGGFYRHYIPGVGTPFAEIGDAGGTRGSAAAAGGEARILWGFMKLLNSVHDYVCEGDLIPDAKAKQIVNNLSSTFSPGWQRRSALKSWQEKLEAALRGKKPEVTQINLSVFGFSRGAAEARTFANWLFEVCEQQDGGWLFAGIPIRFHFLGILDTVASVGVADATGNGISEGHQSWADHTMEIHPAIEQCVHYVAGHEVRACFPLDSVRVRDAYPPNAKEVMYPGAHSDVGGGYAPNALGIAPTPNSFMSTIPGADMYHEARQAGVPLMHIDELSEGDRADLTPAPEVIADFNNYVLASKIGDGQVEDMHARHMSLYFSYRFKYRLNYKERPWFVRASEEDKACLTKTSRTIMERMSTLYGHPLPVDPSYDARVALANNDAAMKSAGMEGQYKNNVPYQQLRKVMASIDPAKLSAPIERLFDEYVHDSMAGFIGFGMNEYKVNGMGIMKFRRIFDKNG
- a CDS encoding DUF3304 domain-containing protein, whose product is MDIVGYNYTDEVVEAFSVNGYPGPNIYPHGGGGGFVCCISVPREWKPGMTVTVKWTDDRNANPIPWKTRVVEVPRYTSDDISRFAVHFFPGDEVKVLVTTKRPGHPDYPYPSPKVRP
- a CDS encoding DUF3304 domain-containing protein — its product is MSIVGYNYTDDVVEAFSVNGYPGPNVYPHGGGGKFVCCISVPQEWKPGMTVTVKWTAHRNANPIPWKTRAVEVPRYTPDEISRFAVHFFPGDEVKVLVTTKGPGHPDYPYPSPKMRRQ
- a CDS encoding DUF4123 domain-containing protein yields the protein MYFAVDPLNVVDVTNKLVKLIALNPEANWTAVVDSAFDYGRRKCDYPGSPEALYACDELDAMQEVSPLLVPLMTGQPALLDEQLSGLAKHCSGRPMLSVVASPKNAEELKPNWQKCARVTTDDGQKLLLRFADTRVLPVLPEVLQPASWAALTHELSQWWYVDRAGNLAHVPVATADTAPKFPLVIGKREFKKLLEQGEPDSVIDAISRQLAEILPSSNKAAFFERIKTVCEFARAREIDAFPDVVALGIFDTLNDHQSLSNPKLLNLVAERGWTRGEMAAALTKLFD
- a CDS encoding type VI secretion system Vgr family protein, producing the protein MGSRLSTPGLGGHRTVTVKGSGLPEVLGQPALTVVRVTGREGLCDLFEYDLELKTADDRNVVFGPGGNVDKEALEGRELTIEIELDGVGTGLTGGLGAGKREITGLVTRIVGPIPEGRHFVYRFVLRPWLWLATLTKDYKIYQQKTVIEILDELLADYSFPAEKRLSLVQYPTRELQVQYGETDFDFFQRLTQEWGIGWFFEHSDGHHRLVLTDGNGAFRRFTSDAYHTIKWYSSADRVDEEHISDFTVVDQLVTGKWRTNDYDFVKPRADLTVKTHQPRETGHRDQEVYEWPGDHAQAATGNDPWQDGHMVARIRMEELRQHGLRAYGRGNLRGVVPGCTFTLARYPEDKANCEYLIFATTLRLEDVPEEAGQRQQWRCEVEFEVQPTSETFRPNRTQPKPRTTGPQTATVVGPEAQELWTDEYARVKVHMHWDMYGQRNENSSCWVRAASPWHGDQYGAIQIPRVGQEVIVDFLHGDPDLPLIVGRVPNQLNMPPWNLPGQQALSGFRSKEIGGGRHNHLVMDDTQGQIQSQLSSDYLLSQLSIGHITRIPDSGGRKDKRGEGAELRTDGHMALRSAKGTLLSTEGRQNARGHALDMRETIARLKEALSIAETLHEASSSVQAQVDEQKGVADAIQVQNDAIKGSGEALGELTSPHVVVSSAAGIAATAEESTHLHSKQHTSLTTGKHLSFNVGKSFLASVKEMVSICAHKLGIKLFASRGPVDIQAQNDSMNLLAKLGISIVSTEDSIRIIAKKELLIGGGGSHTRYNAGGITHLTDGKYIAHAATHAWPTEQSLPIEMPLTPKPICIECLLNAMKTGSALAAV